A part of Streptomyces sp. NBC_00557 genomic DNA contains:
- a CDS encoding DUF4230 domain-containing protein, whose product MTTSVRRLPGWAKAVAVLVLVAAVLLAGVRLAVLPGIKDLFGTETHDRSGPALLKSIQDMSRYDAASGDFQVVVDLEKNAKYLPSAIRGTRTLYVGAGTVDAYVDLGQVGQKDVRVDGDRTSATLRLPHARLGRPALDPDHSYAVSKQRGLLDRLGDLFSDNPDSEQAVQKLAVRHIADAAKDSGLTARAETNTTGMLQGLLRSLGFREVHITYGS is encoded by the coding sequence ATGACGACTTCCGTCAGGCGCCTGCCCGGCTGGGCCAAGGCCGTCGCCGTGCTGGTCCTCGTGGCGGCCGTGCTGCTCGCCGGCGTCCGGCTGGCCGTGCTGCCGGGCATCAAGGACCTGTTCGGCACCGAGACGCACGACCGTTCCGGTCCCGCACTGCTGAAATCGATCCAGGACATGAGCCGCTACGACGCCGCCTCGGGCGACTTCCAGGTGGTCGTCGATCTGGAGAAGAACGCGAAGTACCTGCCCTCGGCGATCCGCGGCACCCGCACCCTGTACGTCGGCGCGGGCACCGTGGACGCGTACGTCGACCTCGGCCAGGTCGGTCAGAAGGACGTACGGGTCGACGGCGACCGCACGTCCGCCACGCTCCGGCTGCCGCACGCCCGGCTCGGCAGGCCGGCCCTCGACCCGGACCACTCCTACGCCGTGTCCAAGCAACGCGGCCTGCTGGACCGGCTCGGCGATCTGTTCTCGGACAACCCGGACAGCGAGCAGGCCGTGCAGAAGCTAGCCGTGCGGCACATCGCCGACGCGGCGAAGGACAGCGGCCTGACCGCACGCGCCGAGACCAACACCACCGGCATGCTCCAGGGCCTGCTGCGTTCCCTCGGCTTCCGGGAGGTGCACATCACCTACGGCTCCTGA
- a CDS encoding complex I subunit 5 family protein yields the protein MHHLLPLLVAVPLLGAALLVATGRHLPRIAAEITGFAVSGGTAALALVLLLNSSPPMVEWVGAWLPVGGESVGIVVYGDGPALGMAALVSLLTLAALAYSWRYFDEPPRSHRGAFTALMLVFQGAMCGFAIAGDLFNAFVFFELMSVTAYALTGYRIDEAKAVQGALTFGVVNSLGAYGMLMGIGLLYARTGELAMAKIGRGLDSAAGHGGGDALVLAAFVLVVTGLLVKAAAVPFHFWLPDAHAVAPTPVCMLLSGVMVELGAYGVWRVYGTVFSGPGGIPAADLTRALVTLGALTAATGAVMCWYQRHIKRLLAYSTVSHTGLFLMALGVLTPEGDDGAALYVLGHAGVKAALFACAGVLLDRYGCLDEHTLHGRARELRATGVMFAVGAVGLAGLPPFGTGLGKAVSEEAVGGPLTVVYVAASAVTAGAVLRVAARVFLGLGPQPEEAGSELETSGSEEEPETRGRLSRIPDTMRTVPAVLLAAALAVGAVPGFGDLVARAVNEAGSGGAHASAGWTAHGVLLGLASTALAVALAGLAVTRPDWTAAPDWAAPLRRLQSGHVGDYVAWLLMGAAVLGALALPGVLGG from the coding sequence ATGCACCATCTGCTCCCGCTGCTCGTGGCGGTCCCCCTGCTCGGCGCCGCTCTGCTGGTGGCCACCGGCCGCCATCTGCCCCGGATCGCCGCCGAGATCACCGGCTTCGCGGTCTCCGGCGGTACGGCCGCCCTCGCGCTGGTGCTGCTGCTGAACTCCTCGCCCCCGATGGTCGAGTGGGTCGGCGCCTGGCTGCCCGTCGGCGGCGAGAGCGTCGGCATCGTCGTCTACGGCGACGGACCCGCGCTCGGCATGGCCGCGCTGGTGTCCCTGCTGACGCTGGCCGCCCTCGCCTACTCCTGGCGCTACTTCGACGAACCCCCGCGCAGTCACAGAGGCGCCTTCACCGCGCTGATGCTGGTCTTCCAGGGCGCCATGTGCGGGTTCGCCATCGCTGGCGACCTGTTCAACGCGTTCGTGTTCTTCGAGCTGATGAGCGTCACCGCCTACGCGCTCACCGGCTACCGCATCGACGAGGCGAAGGCCGTCCAGGGCGCGCTGACCTTCGGCGTCGTCAACTCCCTCGGCGCCTACGGCATGCTGATGGGCATCGGGCTGCTGTACGCCCGTACCGGCGAACTCGCCATGGCGAAGATCGGCCGCGGGCTCGACAGCGCGGCGGGGCACGGGGGAGGGGACGCGCTGGTGCTCGCCGCATTCGTCCTCGTGGTGACCGGGCTGCTGGTGAAGGCCGCCGCCGTACCGTTCCACTTCTGGCTCCCGGACGCGCACGCCGTCGCCCCCACCCCGGTGTGCATGCTGCTGTCGGGGGTGATGGTCGAACTCGGCGCCTACGGCGTCTGGCGGGTGTACGGCACCGTCTTCTCCGGACCCGGCGGCATCCCCGCCGCCGACCTGACCCGGGCCCTGGTCACCCTGGGCGCGCTCACCGCCGCGACCGGCGCCGTCATGTGCTGGTACCAGCGGCACATCAAAAGGCTCCTGGCCTACTCGACCGTCTCCCACACCGGCCTGTTCCTGATGGCCCTCGGCGTCCTCACCCCCGAGGGCGACGACGGCGCCGCCCTGTACGTCCTCGGGCACGCCGGCGTGAAGGCCGCGCTGTTCGCCTGCGCGGGCGTGCTGCTGGACCGGTACGGCTGCCTCGACGAGCACACCCTGCACGGCCGGGCACGCGAACTGCGCGCGACCGGGGTGATGTTCGCCGTCGGCGCGGTCGGTCTCGCGGGCCTGCCCCCGTTCGGCACGGGCCTCGGCAAGGCGGTCAGCGAGGAGGCGGTCGGCGGTCCGCTCACCGTCGTGTACGTCGCCGCCTCCGCCGTCACCGCCGGCGCCGTGCTGCGGGTCGCCGCGCGCGTGTTCCTCGGTCTCGGACCGCAGCCGGAGGAGGCCGGCTCCGAGCTGGAGACCAGCGGATCCGAGGAGGAACCCGAGACGCGCGGTCGGCTCAGCCGGATCCCCGACACCATGAGGACGGTCCCGGCCGTGCTCCTCGCCGCCGCTCTCGCCGTCGGCGCCGTCCCCGGTTTCGGCGACCTGGTCGCCCGTGCCGTCAACGAGGCCGGCTCCGGCGGTGCCCACGCCTCCGCCGGGTGGACGGCGCACGGCGTCCTGCTGGGCCTGGCCTCCACCGCGCTCGCCGTCGCCCTCGCCGGCCTCGCCGTCACCCGCCCGGACTGGACTGCCGCCCCCGACTGGGCCGCCCCCCTGCGCCGGCTGCAGTCCGGCCACGTCGGCGACTACGTGGCCTGGCTCCTGATGGGCGCCGCCGTGCTGGGCGCGCTGGCCCTGCCCGGGGTGCTCGGCGGCTGA
- a CDS encoding sodium:proton antiporter, whose translation MHVLPYLVAAYVFLTGCYGLATSRNLIHAVGCLAVCQSSTYVLLLAVGYRDGGTAPVFSDIKPGSRPVVDPVVQALTLTDIVVGATVTALLLALVLQIAKRHGTVDPDELRELRG comes from the coding sequence ATGCACGTCCTTCCCTATCTGGTCGCCGCCTACGTCTTCCTGACCGGCTGCTACGGCCTGGCCACCAGCCGCAACCTGATCCACGCCGTCGGCTGTCTCGCGGTCTGCCAGTCCTCCACCTATGTGCTGCTGCTCGCGGTCGGCTACCGCGACGGCGGCACCGCGCCGGTCTTCTCCGACATCAAGCCCGGCTCCCGGCCCGTGGTCGACCCCGTCGTCCAGGCCCTGACCCTCACCGACATCGTCGTCGGCGCCACGGTCACCGCCCTGCTGCTCGCCCTCGTCCTGCAGATCGCCAAGCGGCACGGCACGGTCGACCCCGACGAACTGCGGGAGCTGCGCGGCTGA